The Anas platyrhynchos isolate ZD024472 breed Pekin duck chromosome 1, IASCAAS_PekinDuck_T2T, whole genome shotgun sequence genomic sequence AGCCCATGGTGAATGTGTTGAGATTCATCATGTTACTTTAATTCAAAGCTTTGCAAATGGAGGTAGAATCAAAGAAAGCTACTCAGTATGAATTCTTCTCCCTCTTTAACTGTTTAATATTGTTGGAATGATAAAATCtaaaacctatatatatatatatatataattttctttttcaatatttttctcagCAAGTGTTTGCATCTCCTAGCAAACACCCAATGGACAGCAAAGGAGAGGAGTCAAAGATCAGCTATCCCAACATATTTTTCATGATTGACAGTTTTGAAGAGGTGAGTTCCTTGCTGCAGCAGGGTTTTGTCCCTGTCTTATGTCCAGAGTGGTTGTTTTCTGGCACCTTTTGAACAAATGTTTTTGGAGGGTTATATTCCATGGGGTTTTATGGGGCAAGTCCATGATGATTTATTTGATATTCCTCATTCTAAATCAGGATTTAGAGCTGGATTTTGGCACACGTTTTTATGATGGGCTGAAGCAAGAGAAGCTGATTGTAAGAGCTGCTTACCCAAACACGACGTGCAGTGGACATTGCCTGGAGTCTGTGGTTTTTGGAAAAGCTGTGATAGAGCCTACATCTCTATTACTTTTCCCCATTTTACATTAAAACCTACATTGGGCCTGAGGAGAATCACGGGAATCtcagtgtattttttatttttaccagctGCAGTTTTCCCTGAAGTGTTTTGTCTTCCACTTTGCAGGTTTTCAGTGACATGACTGTAGGAGAAGGAGAAATGGTCTGTGTGGAGCTGGTTGCCAGTGACAAAAGCAACACCTTCCAAGGAGTGATTTTTCAGGGGTCCATCCGCTATGAAGCACTCAAGAAGGTCTATGACAACAGGGTAAGGTGCTTCTGAAAGACAATGTCTTTTGTAACAATGATACTGACTACAGTGTTTCTGTGCTACTGTGAGGCTGTTGGCTTTTTGTCGTGTTAGATATCTGCATCATGACCTAtcctttttggttttgaaagctGCTCCAAAGTTAGTGCTTTTGGGTGCACCGAGGTTGCAGCTGAGGTTGCTCAGATCAGGTTTCGTTGCTCTTGTGTTTGCCAAAAGGAGTGAAGCTGATGAAGATGCAAGAGTATGACATCAGAATGGATCTGAGTAACAGAATTCCGGGAaccctttcatttttctgaaaactcGTGGATTTTTCTAGTTACTTCAGTGAAAGCATGTTTTACATGGAGATCTTAAACTCTGATAACTATCTtgttaaatgtaaaatgtgtttgtgtttagTGTGTTCTCAACTTGTGGATATTTCCAAAAGGCCGCTGTAGTTTCACTGCATTGGAAGGAAGCTTTCATTGCTTTCCTATAGAAACATGAAATGCGTTCACTTGTAGCTTCAAATTCAGTACTTAGTCAAGATTATGCATGAGCCAATAACttcacaaaatatttactgtgaAGACAGTGctgaaggattaaaaaaagaaaagaatgccAGTCGCTACCTACTGTGACTGTAAACTCCTTCATTTCCCTTTGTTCCTACCCTCTTCAATAGAGGGCCTGAATAATTACCTTCTCCATTTTTTCACATGTGAGTAGTTTATACTCTTATAGTCGTTTTACCAAAGAACAGGAATATAAAAATTCTGCTTCATATTGTTTAGTTAGATGGAATAgaattgtttgtttaaacaCTTGATTATAGCCAAAGGCAAAACTTGAAATCTGATCTGCTTGTATTTTCACTCTTCTTAAGAGAAGAGAAGCAAGCTCTCTGTACTTCTGAAGGTTACTTGATTTCAGTTGTCTGTATTAATTCTTAGTGCAATATAAATTGTTACCTTATAAACAAACCTGGGCCTTTGATGGGATAAACTGCTGAAAGTTGTGATAAACCACTTAAGCTTATACGTAAGTCCTCCTTATTTCACTTGTCAAAACCTCGACTGTTTTCATATTGGTCTGTTCCTTTTTCTAGTTCTCAGTTCAGTTCTCAGTTCAGTTGTGTTCACTGGAAATTGAACCCTTTTCTCTGTTGAGAGGGTTCAAAAGATGTCAGGGTTCTGTGGTGAGCAATGTGATACAGGTTAGTTGTGCATGGGAGCTCTGTCTTTTTGCTTTGGGTTTAACAATGTGACACAAATGTCTGAATTGTACTTGCCACACAGTAATGCTGGAATTGGGCTGTGTGCCTTGCTGGTTTTTGTATGTGTCTGTTACTTTTTGGGCTCAAACAATTGTCCTTGTGTGGGTTGTGTTGAGTTATGTGTGTGCTTTCCTGTGCTTCAGCGTGCCACATTGTGTGGGTCtgaaaaaagcttttgttttatctCAGCTTGTTATTGGATAACTTTGCTTTTTGGATAGCTGAAGGAGTTGATTCTCCTCTGAGCATCTATTTTTGTATCTGTAAAATTGCTTCCCCTTTGGAAATCACTTCAGACTTTGGCTTAAAGTTTCCTAAGAATCAAGATAATGACTATTATCTGCTATGTTTTTGACTTATACTTAGATAACTGCTTTCAGAGAACATTGTTTTATATTTGAAGGtgatattttatgtatttctcTCCCGTCTTGGTGCATTGTAGGTGAGTGTTGCAGCAAAGATGGCtcaaaaaatgtcttttggCTTCTATAAATATAACAACATGGAGTTTGTCCGAATGAAAGGGCCACAAGGGAAAGGACATGCGGAAATGGCAGTGAGTAGAGTTTCTACTGGTGACACTTCACCATATGGTACAGAAGAGGACTCAAATCCAGATTCCCCAGTGCATGAGAGAGTAAGTAGTAGACAGAAATACTGACTTAAGGTTAAGCATGGATGTTTTGTTTAATTCCAGTGGATGCACTGAAGCTGGCATTCACCCACATCATGGTTCTGAACTTGGTTTTGCTTGTATAGATTTCAGAGCTATTCAATATATGCAGATGGATTTTTGTCGCAGTTTCCATTGATCAAATAATGAGTACAGAGATGAGAGCATGATTCATACTTCTGGAGGAGTGTTTTGTTGAAACAACGGTGATGTTGATGCCAACGAAAATTATGGTTCTGcctatttttatgaaaattaatAGATCCCATTTCTGTACAAGATGGGTTTTACCTAGAAATGGGGAATTTGTATGTGGTGTAGGTTGCTAACTAAACTTCACAGATTTTGAGGAGTGAATACCAGCAGTGCAAAGCCTGTATAATATTAAAGCAAAGACTGTGGATCAAGATGTACGACCATATTTATGCTTATGCTTAATGTTAATACAAGTGCAGTAAAATACCAAGAGTCTGTCCAAAGATCCTGATTTGGCcctttttcagttttgagcattGATTTCAGTTAAAGAATTTTACCTAGTTAATGGGAATTAGGCAGTGTGTCTTTAAAATACCTATACAGATGTGTCCTGACTCAGGCAGAGTGATTACTGATTCCAGCCTGGTTTCCTGTGTAACATCAGTAACCTGTGGAGTTTAAAGGCCAGCATGTCTGCTTCCAGTGGTGTCCATGGAAGTCATGGGATTTCTCTTTCTGGCTTCCTAAAAGGTGAAATGAGCTGTCTGCACAGAGCTCATTAACTCTGTGCAAGCTCTGTGCTGTAGAGGTACAGCCTGAAGAAACCAGGCCTGGAGGGACTTCCTGAGATTTTGACTCCAAGACTTCCAGTGCCTCTGTTTGATAATGTATTATCATTGCTCTTTGCTAATGGCTTTAATGGTGATTTGTCTGTGTCTGGTTTTCCCTGCAGGTGTGATATGAAATGgctacagaattaaaaataaattgagacAAGCATAGGTTAGAGATCAAGTGCACTCAAGAGAGGATCAGTTGGGTGGTAgaatgcttctgttttttttatgttaatgaTAGAGGGATGACATAGCGGGTTTCTGCAGTGCAACATCAGCTTGGCTTGGCTGTCATCCTCACTCACACATCACCTCCCTCCTTATTTGTAAGGACAGATATGAGCAGTGATCTCATCTCAGGAAGCATTATGGGATCATTAAATTAACGGTGTGGAAAAGTAAGAATGAGATAAAAGTTGATCACCTCTGTTAGCCTAGTAgttatccttttttttaatttgaaaggaAACGGTTAAAATATTACGAGCAATTACTGAAATTGAAATTGTTTCTGAAGTAGGTATGGCTGACTATAATTGTGGTTTACCCAACAGCAACTGCTGCTCTGAAGGAACGGTGTCTCTGTAGTTCTGTGACTAACCTGCATTTCACCATAGACAATTGTATCCCTATATTTGTCATCACTTGCTGTAACCAAATCATCACTGGCCTTTCAGCTTGCTTTTGTCCGTCCTATAGAGAAATAATATACATAGAGTTGCTCATTGACTTGTCTTTTGCATCAGCATCTTGAGTTATTGTCTTGTGACCCTGCTTCACAGACACAGTGATCTCATGTGGCATCTGTTTAACAAGGCAAACAGCTACCTAATCTTTACCAAAGAAATGAAGATGCACGGTTTTGTGTCCAATACAGTACATTCTTAGCCTATTAAGTCTTCTGAATTtcaacatataaaaataatactgaCATTCTTGGTGcctaaataaattattaatctgcatttttattcctttgtaaCTATAAATCCCTTTGAAAAGTGATCACATGACAGCTCTAGagttcttttcattatttacatAATAGTTGAGGGTTCTGATGCACCAAAATACTTTCATCTTGATGAATGTCTTGAGATGACTGTGCAGTTGACACAGTCAGTTTATCAGACCACTCTGATAAAACTTGCAGCGGGGCACCAGTCGTGATTCTGATTTTCACATGTGATAACCTTATGGTGCATATCTGAAACTGTTTATTTCCTACAAGAAGCACAGAACTTCTTAAACAAAACTTTCCCTagcatttcctttatttttcctttcaggtcaCTTCTTTCAGCACACCACCAACACCAGAACGCAACAATCGCCCatcctttttctccccatccctCAAGAGAAAAGTGCCCCGAAATCGAATTGCTGAGATGAAAAAATCCCATTCAGCAAATGACAGTGAGGAGTTCTTCAGAGATGATGATGGTGGAGGTGAGAGAAATAACACCAGCTAAGCAGACTTCCAGAGTGGAGGGGGAACACATTTGTGGAAAGGGAAAATCCAGTGCTGGATTTTCCAAAAGGTTTACAGTGTGAAAAATCTAGCTCCACAGAAACTTCTCTGATGGTGTGTCTCAACCAGTCCATCTCTGGTGCCACTCTGAAACTGGGgttattttttcaaagcatcCCTCTGAAAGCTGGAGACCAGCATGCCTCCATGTTTAGTTACGAAAAGGCTAGAGCTTGGGTCATTTACTATGCAGTGTAGTGAGAAGAACTGCTTTCCCAGATGGAATCTTCTGTCTTTGATGTATTTCTACTGGAGGCTGTGCAGGATAGAATGGAGTTCTAAGCATTCATCCAGAAGCCCTCATTGGTGGTGGTAGTGTCTACTCAGTAGTTTCGCAATATCAGATCCTAGCATACTTAGCCATAATTAAGaacatccttttattttccattttcttttatttatgtgaGTGAACAAATTCCAGgttttccaaatgttttatagcatacatataatataatatacatataaaatactgagaagtgtggttttatttatgGTTATAAATGTTTTGACTTTATTGTTCCTGGaccttatttaaaaaataatattattttaatatatatattaatagcTTACACTAGGAAGTTTAATTTATTCAAGAATGAGCTTTCTAAAAGGGGAAGTATCTAAATTCAATATGACTGCAAATTAGAGAAATCTGAGTGTCCTACCAGTATTTGCTCAGGAGCTGTAGtaatgaaattcttttttttttttttttttctcagctgacAAAAAGATGGGCTTTTTGTAGAAGTAGGGAAATGCTGGTGTATATTGGCCTTGTGGTTGGAGAGTAACTGGCTTGTCTGAAGGTCGGCAGTGTCCTTGGTCTggccagtgctgctgcagaccTGACCCCAGTGCAGACAGAGCTGTTGTGGACAGCAACAGTCTATTAGGCTTTGCTCGCTTTTGCTGTGGACATGCATGACACAGCAGGAGAATTATGCTTATTCCAGCTACCAGAGTCAAGTCCTTCTGACCTGATCACCGCAGTGCTCTTGACATAGTGGTGAAGTGTGGAAACCGGGAATAGACTGTTTGGCCATACATACTtacaggaaaggaaggaaaacaagtgttgttttttttttttgtttgtttgtttttttccctccatatAGTATGTACGTTACCAGAGTAGCTGCCACTTTTTTCCTCAGGACTTACTTTTAAACAAATGACTCCCAGAGCTTGGATTGCTCTGGTCCAGAATTATCTTCACTTCAGCATCTGCTTTAAGCACTGTGAGGCTGGACTGAGTTTTACAGAGGAATGGAGAGAAAGCCTAGAAACACTCAACAGATGTAACATATGCATTCATGTCTGCAGCTATAAATATCTCCTCTAGTTTAGAGTAGATTCAGTGTCCTTTtggtttaaaatacattttggatCTCTAAACTAATTTCATGAAGAATAAATAACATGGCAGAATAATCCCAGGTTTGGTTGGAGGAATGCATGGAGATTTGCAGTGAACTTCCTTATTAATACTGACTCTTCCTGTGTCTTGTTAGATATTAATCTTCTTCATAGGAtagatttttccttctgttataCATTTCTGCATGAGTAACTACTTAATTGTAGGGATGTTATTTTGTATATAAGGGAAGGCTGGGTTAAGATTTTGCTTGTGCAAGTGCTTCATTTCCTTTCCTGGCTGGTTGATAGTAGATGATGATTTGATTTACTACGACTGCCAGTTGTTGATATAACTCATCAGTTTCAATGTAAATGGTGAATTCAGTACTGGGCATGATCtgactgatttaaaaaataatagtagtaataaGCGACCTGTGTGCAATTTTTCTCTAGAAAATTAATAGATGGCTttccattttatatatatatatattattttcagaagctttCGTTGAATCTTTCAGTAAAATGCAGAAAGTACAATCATTTTAAACATGCTGTCTTTTACCCTTACAGATCTACACAGTGCAACAAATCTGAGGTCACGGTCCTTATCTGGAACAGGACGGTCTCTGGTGGGCTCGTGGCTGAAGCTGAACAGAACAGATGAAAATTTTCTACTCTATGCACACTTAACTTACATCACTTTGCCATTGCATCGAATTTTAACAGGTGGATTTTAATGTCCGTTACCCATAAACAGAGTCATTTGGTTCCCAGGCAGCCTTCAATGTTGTGGGATTTTGCTATTAAGATAGAGGAACAAGCCTTTCTCTGAAAGCAAACATGACTTCAAACCTTATTTGCTGACTGTAGTAGCAAATCAGTTTGAGCAAGTGGAATGATGTCTAACTGTTCTCTGGCTTTGGGCTAATTTTGGT encodes the following:
- the KIAA0930 gene encoding uncharacterized protein KIAA0930 homolog isoform X5 — protein: MFSTYFMEKWAPRQDDMLFYVRRKLAYVSGDSTEGKKQVEVEVYRRDSKKLPGLGDPDIDWEESVYLNLILQKLDYVVTCAVCTRSDGGDIHIHKKKSQQVFASPSKHPMDSKGEESKISYPNIFFMIDSFEEVFSDMTVGEGEMVCVELVASDKSNTFQGVIFQGSIRYEALKKVYDNRFSVQFSVQLCSLEIEPFSLLRGFKRCQGSVVSNVIQVSVAAKMAQKMSFGFYKYNNMEFVRMKGPQGKGHAEMAVSRVSTGDTSPYGTEEDSNPDSPVHERVTSFSTPPTPERNNRPSFFSPSLKRKVPRNRIAEMKKSHSANDSEEFFRDDDGGDLHSATNLRSRSLSGTGRSLVGSWLKLNRTDENFLLYAHLTYITLPLHRILTDILEVRQKPILMI
- the KIAA0930 gene encoding uncharacterized protein KIAA0930 homolog isoform X3 encodes the protein MLPLLCFLFLLRGCFKDDRIVFWTWMFSTYFMEKWAPRQDDMLFYVRRKLAYVSGDSTEGKKQVEVEVYRRDSKKLPGLGDPDIDWEESVYLNLILQKLDYVVTCAVCTRSDGGDIHIHKKKSQQVFASPSKHPMDSKGEESKISYPNIFFMIDSFEEVFSDMTVGEGEMVCVELVASDKSNTFQGVIFQGSIRYEALKKVYDNRFSVQFSVQLCSLEIEPFSLLRGFKRCQGSVVSNVIQVSVAAKMAQKMSFGFYKYNNMEFVRMKGPQGKGHAEMAVSRVSTGDTSPYGTEEDSNPDSPVHERVTSFSTPPTPERNNRPSFFSPSLKRKVPRNRIAEMKKSHSANDSEEFFRDDDGGDLHSATNLRSRSLSGTGRSLVGSWLKLNRTDENFLLYAHLTYITLPLHRILTDILEVRQKPILMI
- the KIAA0930 gene encoding uncharacterized protein KIAA0930 homolog isoform X2, yielding MASAGSGPQDERAGGEPGRSLQHMLRAIAEERSRAGLRQEISGLGCFKDDRIVFWTWMFSTYFMEKWAPRQDDMLFYVRRKLAYVSGDSTEGKKVEVEVYRRDSKKLPGLGDPDIDWEESVYLNLILQKLDYVVTCAVCTRSDGGDIHIHKKKSQQVFASPSKHPMDSKGEESKISYPNIFFMIDSFEEVFSDMTVGEGEMVCVELVASDKSNTFQGVIFQGSIRYEALKKVYDNRFSVQFSVQLCSLEIEPFSLLRGFKRCQGSVVSNVIQVSVAAKMAQKMSFGFYKYNNMEFVRMKGPQGKGHAEMAVSRVSTGDTSPYGTEEDSNPDSPVHERVTSFSTPPTPERNNRPSFFSPSLKRKVPRNRIAEMKKSHSANDSEEFFRDDDGGDLHSATNLRSRSLSGTGRSLVGSWLKLNRTDENFLLYAHLTYITLPLHRILTDILEVRQKPILMI
- the KIAA0930 gene encoding uncharacterized protein KIAA0930 homolog isoform X4; the encoded protein is MASAGSGPQDERAGGEPGRSLQHMLRAIAEERSRAGLRQEISGLGCFKDDRIVFWTWMFSTYFMEKWAPRQDDMLFYVRRKLAYVSGDSTEGKKQVEVEVYRRDSKKLPGLGDPDIDWEESVYLNLILQKLDYVVTCAVCTRSDGGDIHIHKKKSQQVFASPSKHPMDSKGEESKISYPNIFFMIDSFEEVFSDMTVGEGEMVCVELVASDKSNTFQGVIFQGSIRYEALKKVYDNRVSVAAKMAQKMSFGFYKYNNMEFVRMKGPQGKGHAEMAVSRVSTGDTSPYGTEEDSNPDSPVHERVTSFSTPPTPERNNRPSFFSPSLKRKVPRNRIAEMKKSHSANDSEEFFRDDDGGDLHSATNLRSRSLSGTGRSLVGSWLKLNRTDENFLLYAHLTYITLPLHRILTDILEVRQKPILMI
- the KIAA0930 gene encoding uncharacterized protein KIAA0930 homolog isoform X1, translated to MASAGSGPQDERAGGEPGRSLQHMLRAIAEERSRAGLRQEISGLGCFKDDRIVFWTWMFSTYFMEKWAPRQDDMLFYVRRKLAYVSGDSTEGKKQVEVEVYRRDSKKLPGLGDPDIDWEESVYLNLILQKLDYVVTCAVCTRSDGGDIHIHKKKSQQVFASPSKHPMDSKGEESKISYPNIFFMIDSFEEVFSDMTVGEGEMVCVELVASDKSNTFQGVIFQGSIRYEALKKVYDNRFSVQFSVQLCSLEIEPFSLLRGFKRCQGSVVSNVIQVSVAAKMAQKMSFGFYKYNNMEFVRMKGPQGKGHAEMAVSRVSTGDTSPYGTEEDSNPDSPVHERVTSFSTPPTPERNNRPSFFSPSLKRKVPRNRIAEMKKSHSANDSEEFFRDDDGGDLHSATNLRSRSLSGTGRSLVGSWLKLNRTDENFLLYAHLTYITLPLHRILTDILEVRQKPILMI